From a single Bacillus sp. NEB1478 genomic region:
- a CDS encoding LysR family transcriptional regulator — protein sequence MNAYYAFIKAIETGSFTKAAEELGYTQSAISQMVHSLEEELSTILISRSRTGITLTPDGEEFLPYIKKICNSHRELKEKIKEMEGLESGLVRIGVFSSVSCHLLPGLIKDFKAQYPAVHFELHQGDYTEISNWVKEGSVDFGFVNPKAVSNLMTIPLQQDEMFAVLPENHILAEKKEVTLKELMNEPYILLDEGDLSEPLTIFEQNNFEPNIQYRVHDDYSIMSMIEQGLGISILPKLVLNRCPYHIVTKKISPSFSRTISLAYKDKRVLPISSRFFIDFIIRHYD from the coding sequence ATGAATGCTTATTATGCTTTTATTAAGGCAATTGAAACAGGAAGTTTTACGAAGGCTGCAGAAGAGCTTGGCTATACCCAATCTGCCATTAGTCAAATGGTCCATTCATTAGAGGAAGAGCTCTCTACCATTCTAATATCGCGCTCTCGAACCGGTATAACATTGACTCCTGATGGTGAAGAGTTTTTGCCTTATATAAAGAAAATCTGCAATTCCCACAGGGAGTTAAAAGAAAAAATCAAAGAGATGGAAGGGCTTGAGAGCGGACTTGTTCGAATTGGAGTATTTTCAAGTGTTTCCTGTCACTTGCTGCCTGGATTAATAAAAGATTTTAAAGCGCAGTACCCAGCTGTTCATTTTGAGCTGCATCAAGGAGATTATACTGAGATTTCTAATTGGGTCAAAGAAGGCAGTGTAGACTTTGGCTTTGTTAATCCTAAAGCTGTATCAAACTTAATGACTATTCCTTTGCAACAAGATGAGATGTTCGCTGTATTACCAGAAAATCATATTTTAGCAGAAAAGAAAGAAGTAACCTTGAAAGAATTAATGAATGAGCCTTATATCCTTCTCGATGAAGGAGATCTTAGTGAACCTCTAACGATTTTTGAACAAAATAATTTCGAGCCAAATATACAATACCGTGTACATGACGATTATTCGATTATGTCTATGATTGAGCAAGGACTTGGTATTTCGATTCTGCCGAAACTTGTTTTAAATCGCTGTCCTTATCACATTGTGACGAAAAAGATCTCCCCTTCTTTTTCACGTACAATCAGTCTTGCTTACAAGGACAAAAGAGTTCTGCCCATATCAAGCAGATTTTTCATTGATTTCATCATTAGACATTATGATTGA
- a CDS encoding APC family permease has translation MLSSLKRFLIGRPLKSTELGEQKLNKTKALAILSSDALSSVAYGPEQILIVLITVSAAAFWYSIPIAVGVLILLTALILSYRQIIFAYPHGGGAYVVSRENLGVNPGLVAGGSLLVDYILTVAVSVSAGTDAITSAFPSLHEHNVLIAIVFVLIITTLNLRGLTESASILAYPVYLFVLALFILIGVGIYNIATGQVSPELHTPIGTPVAGLSLFLLLRAFASGSSALTGVEAISNAIPNFKDPAPNNASKTLMAMGALLAVLFSGIVYLAYYYGITPSETETVVSQIANDTFGRGFMYFFIQGTTALILILAANTGYSAFPLLAVNLAKDGFIPRMFTIRGDRLGYSNGILALGIASIILIIVFQGQTEHLIPLYAVGVFIPFTLSQTGMIVKWVREKPKGWVSKLIINATGALISFIVTIMFFLTKFDQVWSVLVFLPIIILLFHRIKKHYDLVGEQLRIRLIEGSKPIEGNVVIVPVAGITHVVENSINYATSIADQVIAVYVAFERENEKIFEEKWEKWQPNVRLVTLHSQYRSIIHPLTKFIDTVEKKASENNYRVTVLIPQFITKKSWHNILHNQSSLLIRAYLLYKRDVIVATVPYRFKK, from the coding sequence ATGTTATCTTCTTTAAAGAGATTTTTAATCGGTCGACCCTTGAAGTCAACGGAACTTGGGGAACAGAAGCTTAATAAAACCAAGGCATTAGCGATCCTCTCATCAGACGCATTATCTTCTGTGGCCTATGGGCCAGAACAAATATTGATTGTTCTTATTACAGTAAGTGCAGCAGCATTCTGGTATTCAATTCCCATCGCAGTGGGTGTGCTGATTTTACTAACTGCTCTTATCTTGTCTTACCGACAAATCATATTTGCTTATCCTCATGGAGGCGGAGCTTATGTCGTTTCGAGGGAAAACCTGGGTGTGAATCCTGGATTGGTAGCTGGGGGATCACTTTTAGTGGACTACATATTAACTGTGGCGGTTAGTGTTTCAGCTGGTACAGATGCCATTACTTCAGCATTTCCAAGCTTGCATGAACATAATGTTTTGATTGCGATTGTTTTTGTTTTAATTATTACAACTCTGAATTTAAGGGGTTTAACAGAGTCTGCTTCCATTTTAGCTTATCCGGTTTATTTATTTGTTTTAGCTCTGTTTATCTTAATTGGTGTTGGTATTTACAATATTGCTACAGGACAAGTTTCACCTGAACTTCATACACCAATAGGTACGCCTGTTGCAGGTCTTAGTTTGTTTCTGCTTCTGAGGGCATTCGCTTCTGGTAGTTCGGCTTTAACTGGGGTTGAAGCAATCTCAAATGCGATTCCTAACTTTAAAGACCCAGCTCCTAATAATGCTTCAAAAACATTAATGGCAATGGGGGCATTGTTGGCAGTATTATTTTCGGGAATCGTCTATCTAGCTTACTATTATGGAATTACTCCAAGTGAAACGGAAACGGTTGTTTCCCAAATTGCTAATGATACATTTGGCAGAGGCTTTATGTATTTCTTCATTCAAGGAACAACAGCGTTGATATTAATCCTTGCAGCAAACACAGGCTACTCTGCTTTTCCATTACTTGCTGTTAACCTTGCTAAGGATGGGTTTATTCCTCGAATGTTTACGATTAGAGGTGACAGGCTTGGGTATTCCAATGGAATCCTCGCCTTGGGGATTGCTTCGATTATCTTGATTATCGTGTTTCAAGGACAGACAGAACATCTTATCCCACTTTATGCTGTTGGTGTATTCATTCCTTTTACTCTGTCACAAACAGGGATGATCGTTAAATGGGTTAGGGAAAAGCCAAAGGGATGGGTATCAAAACTTATTATCAATGCAACAGGTGCACTTATCAGTTTCATCGTTACCATTATGTTCTTTTTAACTAAGTTCGATCAAGTTTGGTCAGTTCTAGTATTTTTACCAATCATTATCCTCCTCTTTCATAGGATTAAAAAGCATTATGATTTAGTAGGAGAACAATTGAGAATAAGACTTATTGAAGGTTCAAAACCAATTGAGGGAAATGTTGTTATCGTTCCTGTTGCAGGCATAACTCATGTAGTAGAGAATTCAATTAATTATGCGACTTCCATTGCAGATCAGGTTATAGCTGTTTATGTAGCGTTTGAAAGAGAAAATGAGAAAATCTTTGAAGAAAAATGGGAAAAATGGCAACCCAATGTTCGTCTCGTAACGCTGCATTCTCAATATCGAAGTATTATTCATCCATTAACTAAATTTATTGACACAGTAGAGAAGAAAGCAAGTGAAAACAACTATCGTGTTACAGTATTGATTCCTCAATTTATTACGAAAAAAAGCTGGCATAATATACTCCATAACCAATCGAGTTTACTTATAAGAGCCTATTTATTATATAAAAGAGATGTTATTGTAGCCACAGTGCCATATCGATTTAAAAAGTAA
- a CDS encoding GNAT family N-acetyltransferase, with amino-acid sequence MTINIKKCTFEDSLKLQEISYETFNETFKHQNSPENMNAYLEKAFSLKQLEKELSNISSQFFFVYFNNEVAGYLKVNIDDAQSEEMGDETLELERIYIRNKFQKHGLGKYLLNKAIEIAMEGNKKKIWLGVWEKNENAIAFYKKLEFVQTGAHPFYMGDEEQLDFIMTKTLI; translated from the coding sequence ATGACTATTAATATTAAAAAGTGTACCTTTGAAGATTCACTCAAACTTCAAGAAATTAGTTATGAAACATTTAATGAGACATTTAAGCATCAGAATTCACCCGAAAATATGAATGCCTATTTAGAAAAGGCCTTTAGCTTAAAACAATTAGAAAAAGAATTATCCAATATTTCTTCTCAATTCTTTTTTGTTTATTTTAATAATGAAGTCGCTGGATATTTAAAGGTCAATATCGATGATGCTCAGTCTGAAGAAATGGGTGATGAAACACTTGAACTCGAGAGGATTTATATAAGGAATAAATTCCAAAAACATGGGCTTGGTAAATATCTGCTAAATAAAGCTATAGAAATTGCGATGGAAGGTAATAAAAAGAAAATCTGGCTAGGTGTATGGGAAAAAAATGAAAATGCCATTGCTTTTTACAAAAAACTTGAGTTTGTTCAAACTGGTGCCCACCCCTTTTATATGGGAGATGAAGAACAATTGGACTTTATAATGACCAAAACACTAATTTGA
- a CDS encoding MarR family transcriptional regulator, with protein MKEILREIGMIARALDSISNIEFKEYDLTKGQYLYLVRICENPGIIQEKLAEMIKVDRTTAARAIKKLEINGFIEKKEDKHNKKIKKLFPTERGNNVFPFIKREHEYSNIVALEGFSETEVETIFNLLQRVRKNIEKDWEVVKKGIKRNY; from the coding sequence ATGAAGGAAATTCTTCGTGAAATTGGAATGATAGCAAGGGCATTAGATTCTATAAGTAATATAGAATTTAAAGAATATGATCTTACAAAAGGGCAGTATTTGTACCTTGTGAGAATATGTGAAAATCCAGGAATCATTCAAGAAAAGTTAGCTGAGATGATAAAAGTAGATCGAACAACAGCAGCTCGTGCTATAAAAAAACTTGAAATTAATGGCTTTATTGAAAAGAAAGAGGATAAACATAACAAAAAAATTAAAAAACTCTTTCCAACAGAGAGAGGGAATAATGTTTTTCCTTTTATAAAAAGAGAACATGAATATTCCAATATCGTTGCATTAGAGGGATTTTCTGAAACAGAAGTAGAAACCATTTTTAATCTTCTTCAAAGAGTAAGAAAAAATATAGAAAAAGACTGGGAAGTTGTAAAAAAAGGAATCAAAAGAAATTATTGA
- a CDS encoding CBO0543 family protein, with protein sequence MKKQMEINILRSLFVISLVLFINLIRKPPIKDWLIIFLLKSYISSFLDTLLVKLGYLKYPVNLFKIFDISVLFSYLIFPVTCIYFNQMTQNSNIIGTFVKSLLFSAPSTIVEYLIERKTNLIKYKKSWTPIHSFASITATFLFVRLLMILINKISIKQRI encoded by the coding sequence ATGAAGAAGCAAATGGAAATCAATATTTTAAGAAGTCTTTTTGTTATAAGTTTGGTTTTATTTATAAACCTAATTAGAAAGCCCCCGATTAAGGATTGGCTCATCATTTTTTTATTAAAAAGTTATATTTCCTCATTTCTTGATACCTTACTTGTTAAGCTGGGGTATCTAAAATACCCAGTGAACCTTTTTAAAATCTTTGATATAAGTGTTCTGTTTAGTTATCTAATTTTTCCTGTAACCTGTATTTACTTTAATCAAATGACTCAAAACTCAAATATTATAGGTACTTTCGTAAAATCTTTATTGTTTAGTGCTCCTTCTACGATTGTTGAATATTTGATTGAAAGGAAAACAAATTTAATTAAGTATAAAAAATCTTGGACTCCTATCCATAGCTTTGCATCTATTACAGCAACTTTTTTATTTGTTCGTTTACTGATGATATTAATTAATAAAATTTCAATTAAGCAAAGGATTTAA